The nucleotide sequence gGGTCCGGGGTTGTAGAGTTGTTTTAacttttgttgttagcgaatgtgagtgtgtgtgtgtgtttttaatgattaccttcattacttcattaTTGTTAACTGAAGAAAATTTGAAACAAATTTgaaaacagctcagctttaattcacatgcttttcaaaagtttacgtcaccacatacacacttgtTTGTCCGGCGCcccgcacacaaacacacccgcacgcacacatgcacacacacccgcacacacacacacacacacaaatgagagaaatacagttttgattttttttattttaaataaacgataatatgactaacagtggaatattatgactaaatgattttatttcgttattaaaatatataattattgttaacatgttaaagtagcattcttctctggctaacttcTCTGGCCCCAGCGGCCCCTATTGGGggagataaataataaagagaTCTTTCTATACATAGGCTCATGACCTTGCTAGTACCTATGACAGTATTCCTGTTCTAAATTATTTCAGTTTCAGCTTGCTCATTTACTCCCACTCTCACAGCCATGCACTTGACCTGATATGCACCTTTGGTTTGAGCAATGTAAATTGTCAAAGTGGCATTTCAGAAAATAAGCCTAGTGAATTTAATGTCGCTCCATTAAATTCACTTGTACTTCATTAAATTTCCAGTAAAGTGGCTTTTAGTATTAAGCATCTGTATCATTATTGTACcacttattatcattattgtatCTTTATTCATAGCTTCATTCTATGCATTCAAATGTCTCAATAGGTATCAGTTTCCTGCAAAGAGATAGGGTGTGCATGGTTTCCTCTTTTTGTAAACACACGTGGTAATGATGTAAAGTAATACAGGAAATAGGCTAGGCTTACTATAGTTTAAGATGCTTACAAagacaatatttatatattcttatatattttATGCAGTTTAAAAAGCATTGGGCCAATCACACTCTTCTCTCACCAGAATAACATTTTTCCACTCCTCCTGTTGTAGAAGGAGCCAGAGTTGAGGCAAAACAAGGAGTGCTTGTTTTAGTGAAAGAAGCCAAATCGTGGTTGGATTAGAGTTACTTTAACAGCCCAGGTTATTCCATCACCCAATGTCTGGTGCTCTGAAAGAAAAAGCcttcaggaaaaaaagaaaagagtttcAGGGTGTTTCCATGTATAGAAATACTCATTCACCCACTTACTGCCTGTGTATCTAGAGGAACAGATATTTTTATGTGTAGAGATATTGTTCAGATTAAATGACACTGAATGAAATAACTACATTTAGGGTTACTAGGGCAGTAGGATTCATTTCAGAAAACTGATGTGCTGAGATGTCTGCACTGTTATATGAGAACATCCTGCCCAAATTTTACAGTAACCTATGTTAACTTAGTAACATATTCAAGAAGAGATGCTATGATCGCAAGGAAATCttataacagaaaataaaaaaatacagtacctttattttaattaggtTGCACATAAGACATAGATCATTTGTATACATCAATAgtatagaaaaagcaaaaaaaaaaccactctGCATAAGTAAATTCATAATCCCACACATACTTGCATGTGCTAATTCAACTGATTTTCCACACTTTTCTTATTCTTTAACAGTGGATGAAAAAGAAATCAGCAAAATGTATAAAAGGTTGATATCTTTTTATCAAAAAGGCATTTATTTCTTACAGACCTGTTCTTGCTTAATACAAATGCCTTACTTGTTCAGGAAGCTTTTTTGCTCTGTCAGCAGCGTTGTATGGGAAGTGTATTGCACAAACAACTCAAAGTTTAGGGGTAGGGAAAGGATTATTCTTGTATTATTTATCCAATCCACACAATTCTTGTTTGTTCATCTAGGAAAGTCATTCTAAATATCTAGTAAACATTATTATCTGAACTTATCTCTTGAATGAGTGGAGAACCTACATCTTCAGTATTATAATTCATCCAGTTGGCTTGACttaatattaatgatataaCATGATTGAGCTAGGCATATATAAACATGCAATTCATATTTTGAAACAAATCATTGCCCATCTACACGATGGTAAGGGCCAGTCTATCTGGAGTCATGGCATCTGTTTTGACTGAAATCCACAAGTCCTCCTCATTCTGGttacctttcttcttctttttcttttttttatcaaccTGTGTCCCTGTCAGTGTGGCAGAATCTCTACAACAGCAACAGTGGCATCCTCTGCAAAGGGACGAGCAGCAGTGACAGCAAACCACCAGGGAAGTAAAGAAAACAAGTAGAGGCATCATAAGgagcacaataacacacactgtgttgtAAATGCCCTCATTGTGTTTGGTGACCAAAAGCGTCCACAAATCATTGAAGAATTCAGTAATTGACTCCATCATGGTTCAACAAGATCCTTGGCTCTCAGGAGGTCATACGCAAATCAAACCAAAAATATAATTTGTAGTAAATGGCCAGAAGTTTATAGCATTTGTCTGAATTTCCATAAGATCTCAATTTTGTTCACCACTGATAAGgcaatcttttttcttttcagcattGATGACTGAGGGATGGCCAGCACTCAACCAAATGCACATTTATCTCCGGCAGTTATGAATACCAGAACATTTTTATGTGAAGTCTGCCTTTGAAACCACAGAAGATTCTGATGGGAAGGACAGTAGAGACAGTGGATGTGTTGTGTCCAGTTCAGAAACATGCAGATCAAACTTCCACCTGCGGCTTAGTCCCTTCTTCTTTGACTTTCCATGAAGTGATAGAATGCTGACCTTTGtgcagtgagagacagaggggtAGGGGATTAAAATCTAGGGCAATCATTCACTAATgatttgaaaaaaatgaaatgatgtaaacagattaatattCAAAGTAAGCAGGTTTAAACTGGAACTATTTAACAATCCCATtaattttcttttgattttcttGCAATGAAATTGCATATCTGTATATTGTATACATACCTATTTCCGAGCATTACATAAGTCATTTAATTAACTATAATAATACACATCTGTGATAATACATATGCAACATCATAAAATCCTTGGAATATGTATACGTTGCATAAAAATGGTCATCATTGTCTATTAAACAATTCAAGCCAAGCTTATAGTGATATAAGAGAGTAATtcaaaacaatttattttaaaacaaaatgtataagCCTATAGGGATACCACAGATGTCACACAAACAGTTTGTAATACATTCAGTACACCACACATCCTCTAGTCTTCATCCTTTTCATAACTGTCAACTCTTACATTTAGCTTACACTTACAGGAAGGAGTCTGTTTGAGAGCTCTATTCAAGGAGCAAACCACTCTGGACTCCcctgaaataaattaaaaaagaatccATGAATATTAATAAGGGCATGTCCTGATCTAGTTTATTCCCTTAAAGGGATAGAAGGTCATGatggactgttttttttttgtgtgttgaaAAATGTATAAGAAAAGTTACTGATATGTTAATAAGGTGCCATTGATTGTTTTTGCCCAATCCAATTCAATTTCTAGGTCAGGGTTCACCATTTGCATACTATTCACAAATTATTAATTTGCCTGGCTGCATAATTTGTGTCAAAGGTTACGTATTTCACAAGCCATATTTTCTTATGACAACCAAAGGGTAAGGCATACGTCAAAGACAAatatgtaagaaaaataatcagtatAAGTGCATTAGACCGCCAAAAAAACTGCACTTTATAAATGTTCCTTTTCATGCCTCAACAGTTCTAGCTTCTTCAGAACAGTAAACAGGAAACTGGTCTAAACCACACCTAAAGCCAGGTTGTGGAACTGTATTACAATTATATAATGTGTTACAGTTATATACAAGCTTTTATGTATCTATGAATGTAATATGTTAAATTAATGTCAGTTTTCTAGAgactaaaataatttaattgtatatctgttttattctgtttatctgtcttttgtttttgatactgacttaattttttaaaaataattgcaGAAGTGTCATCATCTTAATGTAGAATAAAGGGCATTGTTTCCATAAGGCCACTCTCTGTGCTAAAtagggaaaaacaaacattgaTGGAAAAAAATTCTTACCATCACTTAGCTTCAAACCCATCTGATCACAGCTGTTTGGAGCTATGCACATAAATGGCTAGCTTTATTCTAAAACAATTACATCATTTGCTGCTCTTAAACCAATTAAGGCAATGTTTACACAAAGGGAAAAGGCCTTTGAATTACTAACTGAGTTACAGTTACTGCCCTCAATTTATAAGTGAACAGATTGCATTTCTGATAATTTCCTACTGTGGTACTtaaatttatgtaaattatataaatatttagataAGTATATTGTTCTGTAAACAACATGAGCCTCTTTATACTGGGCAAATAACTCTTGAACGAATGAATATTTAACATCAATATGTAACATTCTCCTAGTCACcttatatacaaacatattttTGCTAGTTATCTGTTATTTGCTACATGAGTTAAAAACTTTTAAATGTTTGTCACCACTTTCACAAATAAAAACTGTCAGTCATATCAGTGCAGTATTACAGAAAGTTGAACGGAAGCAGCATATGCTGAGAAAGTTACTCCATGTAAGTGATGTGCATGTGACTAAATGCTACACCACATTAGCAACATCTTATTTCTCAGGAAgccacaaacaccatcaaagcTCTAACCTTACCGTCTTTGTACACACAAGGTCCAGATGTTTTCCTTCTCATTATACAACCCTCCTCAGATCCTGCCTGATGCTGACACCATGCAAGGTTTATCCTTTATCCACATGTTCACCTGACTTCTGCGCAAGTTACGtcctcttccttccttttgctatgatgaggcctagaGTGGAAGAAAAACTCCTGTGTCTCACAAGAGCTTTTGCCTCACACTCTTGCATTCTTGTGGGTAGGTTATACACTCAACTACTCTGTGATGTCACTGAAGCAGAGAGGGAGGGCTGAAAGGGTGAAATTGTCACAGTATATGCTCTTGAACATGAACTAGCTTGTAGGGAAAGTACAATAGCCAACATAcagggaataaaaataaactgaaatagaAAGGTTCTCGAGTTTGAGCTGCCAGAAACTACAAAAGATAAACATTTTTCATGGGCAAATTACTCTTACCTTCTCTAGTAATGTGCTAAAGCCCAGTTGTATGAcaaaattttttttctcttctacaCAATTTGCAAAGGTGGCATAAATTGATTTATCCGGAAaccatgtgagccagtttctgTTTTAATCAGCATTCattgtgataaaaaaaatctatcacaGCCGTTCACATTAAAGGTCACGTTAAATTTGAGCAGCTAAAaatctaatatatatttttttaaatactgctTAGCAATCTGTTTGTGctaaaaaaccaaaaaaaacatattttttacacaagtgcAGAAAGAATGTATTATGACCTTAAAGAAGACCATAAAGAACCATAAAGAAGTTAGCAGATCTGTACAGGATGCAGATCTGAAAATATGTCTCTCACCATATAAAGCAACGAGCTGCAAAAAGAAAAGCCCTGAATCTAAAACCAAGCCTATGTTAGATTTCACAAAGCCATGTTGTACATACAAAGGACCACATTGTTACAACAAAATGAAGCAAGCAGACCTCAAGGAACTATACTCTAAGCTGTTCTCCAGCCTGATTACATCCTTAAGGGCATTAAAATCATATTGCTCTACTGAATAACTCAATAAAAGAACACTTTGGAGCTCAGGTTATTAGTTGCCCTTTTagtggaaaataaatcacacagacacactgtttGGAAAAGCCAAATATAGCATGAGTTGTTGCTAACCAGCAGCAAACATGCATGAGTCAGGCAAATGAAATGTACCAGCTTAGTACTGCGAAAGAGGGTGGAACTAGAGAAAACATCATGCTATGCCATGAATAcaaatcttttctttctttctttctttctttctttctttctttctttctttctttctttctttctttctttctttctttctttctttctttctttttttctttctttctttctttctttctttctttcctcttgtaTAATATGTAATTATGTGGAATGGTGCTTTTATATAGCAGGTTTTTTCAAGGAATTGTGAAAACCCACATTACAGTATCATGTCCTTGCCTCACCTCATAGAGTAACagttttcctttttcatttggGCTTCTGGGCTTAGTTGTAACCATTCACATGCCACAAGGCCAAAGTGTTATCAGCCCACTGAATAGAAATTCAGTTTAATGTAAAAAActacaaacatttctgttaCCGAAATTTGAACTTTACACATTATGAGTAAATCTTTGGGGAATATTTCAATACATACTAATTTTAGGTTTAAGCTAATAGAAGATTAGCAGATCTGTGTAAACCTGGTTTAGGACAAATGTGGGGCATACAGAAAAACCAGCCTAAAGCAGTAGGTATAAACAGTTCAGTACATTAAAAAAGTACCTATTTCAAGAgtgtaaaagataaaaaatgttCAGTACTTCAAACAGCACAACCATGTTACAGTAGGCCTGATGAATTTTAAGAAGGGACacttgtaataaaataataattgattGTTTATTCTGTATAGTTCTTAAAATCCTTTCTCACTGTGAGAACCTAAAAATCAAGTAGTTGGGAATTTCCCACATGAATTTACCCTACTTTCAGTATAAAGCCTCAACAGCATTTTTTACCAACCTTACATCCTGGACTGATACAATCTATCAGTACTTGTTTATGTGCATACAGCTTTACATATGGCTGCCTGGAAGTTTCCAGTTTCCAGTTTGCTAGGCCTGTCAACACTTCAAAAAACAAATAGGTCTGATATGCGGAGTGTCAACCACATTGTACTTGTCCAGTGAGTTTCTGCTGATTAGGGTAGAATtagactataataataataataataataataataataataataactatattgataatatatatatattgataatAAACTATAATAGATTACAACATGCTCTCAACACTGTCAACATCATTTAAAGACAAAGTCTCACAAATATTTTAAGAAATGTCTTCAACTCCATTTTTATGACACAATAAACTGCCTTACTATTACACTGACTATAACAGTTGCGATCATTTATATTTCCCTCAAAGTTGTCTCCACAAAGGTTTTAGAGACAGactatgaattattataatattgaaTAATATTGAAtagtcaaaaaaacaaacaatacaaaCCAACAAAACCTTTTTCCTAAGGGATGTTCTACATTGTACATTTACAATTTGCTTGGGTTTGTAGTGCCCTGTTTCTTCACTACTGAAAGCCTCTGGGCAAAAGCAACAGAGGACGCAATGTCTTTCTTCAAAGATGAACaagctgatagatagatagatagatagatagatagatagatagatagatagatagatagatagatagatagatagatagatagatagatagatagatagagggagaaagagactgaaAGATATTTCAAAGACCCCATAAATGGCTGAAATACATTCAAATTCAAAACTTATGATGGTGTACTTCGCCTGAAGGAGTACTCCTCTGTGCTTGCACCATATGCTTTGCTATCTCTATAAAAGGACAAAAGGCTCAAAACCAGTTCAATGCAAGATGGTTCAAACAGAAATGCTGCCTAGGAGCATCAATTTCAACATGGCTGGGCAGCTCAGAAAGCCTCATTTGTACAGAGTGCCCTCTTTCTCAAGGccatttttcttctttgctgCCTTATGTCCTACAAACTGTTtttaagaaacacaaaaagATTCATCACAAAATTCATGACTAACAGAGTGCAATTTTTAAATGGTAAATAGttagttttgttgtttttctttcttattttgaCACTAAAATTTCATCAATATTTTTAAAGACAGAGGACATCTTAACAGAACAGAATCTTAATCTTATCAAGGAGTGAACTGCTATAGCTACACATACAGCTCACCATCATAGAATCCATCATAGTTTGCTACCGTGTATCAGAAGGTGCTTGAGGAACATGTGAGACCATCTGTAAAAAATTAAAGTTGAAGAGGAACTGGACCctgaaacatgacaaagacacaaaacatATCAGGACTGACTGAAAACTAAGAAATGGAGAGTCCTggaatggccaagtcaaagcCTATCCTAATCCCATTGAGCTGTTGTGGTGTGAAAGTATTCTGGAGTGGGGCAAAACTTTCCTCAGACTGATGTCAGAGACTGGTAGATGGCTACAAGAAGCATCTAATTGAAGTTATTTCAGCCAAAGAGGGTAATAGTAGCTATTAGGGGGTAGGGTGTCCTAACTTTTTCATCAGTTAGAATATGCATTTTTGTTGATAtctttttgagagagagagagagagagagagagcataaaaAAATTGTGATCTGAAGAAAACATGAGGATTATCTTATCATGCTTGTCCAGTCTAGTCTAGGATTCTAGCAGTGCCAAACTACCCCAAGGTAATGAATCACCACAGCTATATAGATCCTCAAATTCTAAAgcttataaaataaatctgaaatattaCTTCCTGAGAATCCATTTCTTtgaacaaacaccatcacataaTTGTCATATAATATTACACCCTTTCCCAGCTGCAGCGGTGGAGTTAAACaacttttttctatttttccatttaGCGTTTCCTTCCTTAATTGTGTGATGCAAGTTAGCAGTTCCTCTTACAAGTGTAGGCCCAGACTTGTCCTGTGATTCAAGGAATAATTAACTCAGTTACTTTAACACTGCTCAGTAACTTCAATATTTAACTTAAATATGTCATAGGGGTTAACATGCTCTGCCACTTACACCATATACCTATATCATATTAATATTCTTTACACATATATCaaaaatgattttgatggatACCAAATTTGCATTCCATATAAAGTGGAGAAATTAGagaataatttataaacaattgatttttaattgaaatattctACTAGCATGGTGTACAAAATGGTCAAGGTACTTCAACAAAAACCTTTATTTTGTGAAAAACAGTGAGGAAAATTAGAGAACAGTAAACATTGAGACAAAAGAAGATTACAACTAAAATTCAGAGGGTTATGCTGTGAAAAATTAGTTGGAAGTGTAGAGACTTTTTATATGAATGATGTCAGCACTTCTGCAGCTGCAGgacagtttctcacactgctctgGTGTGATCTTGGTCCaatcttctttctctttctttcttccacaGTTCATAATCAATAACCTCCTAGCAATAAATTTGTTGACAAGGATTTTCCAAAGATTTCAATTAGATCAGGACCCTGGGCTTTCATTGTTCTTAGCTTTAAGGAACTGCTTTACCTGTTTTCATTGTGACAGGGGCATTGTATTGCATGAAACTACAGCTATTGTTTCATTTACCTCAACAGACTTTTCAAATATCAACAGAAAACAAATACAGTACTTAAATCATTCACCCAGTTAAAGTTCACactttatatgtgtgtgtgtgtgtgtgtgtgtttacagaggTGGACAATAacgaagtacatttacttgagtactgtacttaagtacactttttagGTAtctgagtattatttttttctggaaacttgttactttaacttgactacatttgaaagaaaaatattaagTAATATTGTaatttttactccactacatttctgtcaaggtaACTGAATAGAAAGTAGTTACGTTACTCAGATGTAACCAGGTGATATTTAAGGGGGGTCTGAATATTCACAATATTACTGatgtacaggggttggacaatgaaactgaaacactggccaatttaatGTTGGAGgattcatggctaaatttgaccagcctggtggccaatcttcattgactgcacattccaccagtaagagcagagtgtgaaggtttaattagcagagtaatagcacagttttgcttagaatattgcaatgcacacaacattatgggtgacatatcagagttcaaaagaggacaaattgttggtgcacatctcgctggcgcatctgtgactaagacagcaagtctttgtgatgtatcaagagccacggtatccagggtaatgtcagcataccaccaagaaggacgaaccacatccaacaggagtaactgaaactgaaagggatgtccaggTGCtgacccggattgtatccaaaaaacataaaactacagctgcccaactcactgaagaattaaatgtgcacctcaactctcctgtttccaccaaaactgtccgtcgggagctccacagggtcaaagccaaacctttggtcactcgtgccaatgccaaacgacggtttcaatggtgccagcagcgaaaatcttgggctgtggacaatgtgaaacatgtattgttctctgatgagtccaccttcactgtctttcccacatccaggagagttatggtgtggagaagccccaaagaagcgtaccacccagactgttgcatgcccagagtgaagcatgggggtggtttgggctgcaatatcatggcattccctaggcccaatacttgtgctagatgggcgcgtcactgccaaggactaccgaaccattctggaggaccatgtgcacccaatggttcaaacattgtatcctgaaggcggtgccgtgtatcaggatgataatgcaccaatacacacagcaagactggtgaccgagtggtttgatgaacatgaaagtgaagttgaacatctcccatggcctgcacagtcaccagatctaaatattattgagccactttggggtgttttggaggagcgagtcaggaaacgttttcctccaccagcatcacgtagtgacctggccactattctgcaagaagaatggctcaaaatccctctggccactgtgcaggacttgtatctgtcattcccaagacgaattgatgctgtattggccgcaaaaggaggccctacaccatactaatgaattattgtggtctaaaaccaggcatttcagtttcattgtccaacccctgtatatagcTGCAGATGCAAATAAGAGGTTAGAGAGTTACAGAGTATGCTACAGGTGTTCGCAATTTCTTTTATAAGTTTAATCTAACATCATCCAGGGAGCTGGATGTTGACGCAGGATTGTGTTGATTAGCGAGTGTGGCTAAATTGATGCGCCGCGCGTTTAGACGAGGCCTAATGTACACTGTTAGGAACATCGGGAAAAGTGAGTAATGTTcagtaatataatatttaatattaatattagttaATATAAGTGTATTGGGTGAGTGTTATTGTAATGTAACTATTAGTGCACTTctaagatgttttgttttcttcctagAGTGCCACTAccgtattattattgttattagaaGTGTTACTGTTGGAATTATTGCTATTTCTGTTTAGAGATGGTAAGGAAACAAGGACAACTTTGTGTTTTACTTTCCTGTGGCCAGACAATTCAATGGTTTTCCGTCattttttgaactcaattgGTGGCAAAATGGACAAAGACCGATCATCGGCGCATCCATGGGCATACTTAGACAGTTCCAGTTTTTAGAAAAGAGTAAagattctttttgttttaaatgtttgctttgtttaccgaaaacaaaccacatcacaGCCTACAAAAACTCCCCATCCAACCTGCAGAAGCATATTGAGGTATATATACTTTTAATTTCGGGTAAAGGCTTGAAATGGATATTGCCTGTGCCATgaagtactgtatgtatggTAACTTACTCCTCATACACTTCCAATGAAGAGAATTTCTTCTCTGATATCAAACATGTGTGCACACAGGAGACATCCAAACAACTGGATGCGTACCTAACGTACAGCTGAAGGTATGACTATGCTGACATCTTATCCAGCCTTATCCAACCTGTCACTTAAGCTGAGCACAGCCCTCCGTGCCTCAGTGGCCTGTGAGAGGCTTTTTAGTGCAGCTGGATTGATCTTCAGCCCAAGAAGGGGAGCAATTAATTCGCATAACTTTGAAAACCAGCTTCTACTTAAGATGAACAAGGACTTCTTTAAGTTTGACTTATTTGACCATAGTACGATTTCTCTCTACTAGTGATCTGTGAGACACAGTATCACTGTAATAACTAATGGTTTGAAATTTTTGTTTAGATAGCAAATAAGCctttctgttttgctctttgttaaaacagtgttgctgttgggcagttatacagctacaatTATACAGCTACaattatacagctatagttgtgtagctgggttttaaagcaggttggattttttttctgatcaaTCTGCATTTACAGACCACTTGATTCAAATGTGCATGaatggatacacatagatgtgtcctttttttgttgggggtggtagtagtgttgaataaaaaatgaaaatgattatacctgtcttttttgtcaattcagttgtttaatttcttaattttgtAATATTCTTAAAGCTCAtaattccacagatactacaaactggtcagtatattcattaggttgctacaaaaggtactgtaagtattgaatacaacaatgcaacaataataaaacaatgtgttgacatttactttttacttttgatacttttacttgtaatggagtttGGACcagtttgaccagtagtatctgtactttcactcaagtaaggaagttgtgtactttgttCACCTCTGctactttacacacactcttggAGTCCCTCTCAGTTGATGCTGACCCATACCACTTCCACCACAGcagattttgtttgttgttcccAGTATGTAGTGGTTAATACCTACCAACAGCGATCCAAGGAAGGCTAGACTAGCTTAGCCTGCCTTGTCCAATTCCACAAAAGAGCACAAATTGCTGACAAAGTTAATTCTGGCAGAAAGGTGTAGAAATTTGTCAGAAAGGTGCCAGAAAACATGCATCACAACCTGCTGCATATCAGGCTGCATAGACACTTTGTCAGAACATGACAAAgtgttcaaggtgttgacttggcctccaaatgtCTTAGATCCCAACccgatcaagcatctgtgggatataCTGGACAAACATGTCTGATCCATGGGGGTCCAAGCAAGATGTACTGAATGAGGAGACTGATGGATTAAAAGGCATCATAGTCATTTACTGCCCTCATAAACACTTCTTTTGAGATGCTTCCAGTTAATGTGATGTGACTCCCATGAGCCCACATGAGTGCATTATGTGCCAGATGAGATCTTTGACTTGACAAGACATTTTGACCTGCTGTATAGGAGATGCTCTGGTGCACCATCTAAGCAATCAATATTTGGCTCTGGTCAGAACCCATTTTTCTTATTGCCATTGTAATAATTGGTGCCACCCCTCCCCTACTCTACACGTTCATTCatatacatttctggcatttagcagatgcccttatccagagcgacttacatttttatctcatttttatacaactgagcagttagggtttaagggccttgctcaagggcccaacagtgggaGCTTGGTAGACTGAATGGTGGGCATTCAAACTCGCAACCTTCCAGCCTTTAGTCCAATGccataaccactaagctaccacaaatttaattttattaacagTGCAGTGGCTAGTCACTTATGTCATGTAGGGTTCCTAACTGCAATCTGTGCACATCATCTTAAACCACTACAGGACAAGAG is from Hemibagrus wyckioides isolate EC202008001 linkage group LG07, SWU_Hwy_1.0, whole genome shotgun sequence and encodes:
- the LOC131355461 gene encoding uncharacterized protein KIAA0040 homolog, which encodes MMESITEFFNDLWTLLVTKHNEGIYNTVCVIVLLMMPLLVFFTSLVVCCHCCSSLCRGCHCCCCRDSATLTGTQVDKKKKKKKKGNQNEEDLWISVKTDAMTPDRLALTIV